The following are encoded together in the Tribolium castaneum strain GA2 chromosome 3, icTriCast1.1, whole genome shotgun sequence genome:
- the stl gene encoding A disintegrin and metalloproteinase with thrombospondin motifs adt-1 isoform X4: MFELVPNPDLLSKNFLVFETFANGSYPMHFIDDDARCHYRGDKSALCLCNGIKGLLYFDNDSLYIIHPLPQRLHTNSSIQPHIIVVRKHNNKSCHHYHNTTLPEDIPKATKDSKAKKIKSLSRSKREVLPFGTPVFVETAVFVDRDLFEHMKTNFPVETERELIRFVLAMINAVQLLYHDPSLGRPVNFVLKRLEILKEEAAGLVRPPDIDRFLSNFCIWQRTKNPVGDREPQHWDHALILTGLDLYVRGKHGKISNQVVGLAPVAGMCTTTSSCTVNEGRHFESVYVVAHEIGHNLGMRHDGPLADNDCDPAGYIMSPTLGSGKITWSACSRRYLEKFLETSQSRCLLDHGSSAGQLDHSAEGALPGERFDADQQCMLKYGRGSRHSSQQPLDDVCRDLHCERERYTWTSHPALEGTMCSHNMWCKGGRCISRGYPVSAAYSTVSQTPSRHVEQNSGTWSKWKPYSDCASGCLFGEEGRLRSGSTGIMASSRICNNPRGSENYCEGQSKRYQACNAQQCLNVPRLTIREFAEQICTRATDVDKDLTGLGMQKLSSDPEEACLVWCQKRNGGTKSRGWTFPDGTVCQTRRSLYGKSSYCINGRCEEFVCDSFEQATFAQMPELCPVERTDNELLWRTGLRGRSNAVVKWKSASGCHFNCISPGTGVRLVMSKGKHAKSSIQLCQPDQYGCGRIKSPFQHASMICNKYKDRVGRLSGIGMQIPPAVEDPDRPCRVACQDENISHRYYLVNGEEGWFPFGTDCSRSGAEKKAYCISGKCLEFGSDKTPLSESEFTLPLLSRSRRSLELNSTRVMAKLNQRQLEQIIKELNRTLSGGNVKSDYRFDIDLSNPIHVDMDMESVQYHTKKQSTDFLNYT; the protein is encoded by the exons ATGTTTGAACTAGTCCCTAATCCTGATCTcttatccaaaaattttctagtttttgaaaCGTTTGCGAACGGATCGTATCCAATGCATTTTATCGATGATGATGCTAGATGTCACTACAGGGGAGACAAATCAGCACTTTGTTTATGCAACGGAATT aaGGGACTTTTATATTTCGACAATGATTCGCTGTATATCATCCACCCATTACCACAAAGATTGCACACCAACTCATCAATTCAACCTCATATTATCGTCGTTCGCAAACACAATAACAAATCCTGCCATCACTACCACAACACGACACTGCCTGAAGATATTCCAAAAGCAACCAAAGATTCAAaggccaaaaaaataaaaagtctgAGCCGTTCAAAAAGGGAAGTCCTCCCTTTTGGCACACCTGTTTTCGTAGAAACTGCCGTTTTTGTAGATAGAGACTTATTTGAACACATGAAAACTAATTTTCCTGTTGAAACTGAACGCGAGTTGATTCGGTTTGTTCTTGCCATGATAAATGCC GTGCAATTGCTTTACCACGACCCAAGCCTAGGAAGACCGGtcaattttgtgttaaaaagacttgaaattttgaaagaagaaGCTGCAGGTTTGGTTAGACCACCTGATATTGATCGGTTTCTATCGAATTTTTGCATATGGCAAAGAACTAAAAATCCTGTAGGCGATCGGGAACCGCAACATTGGGATCATGCTTTGATTTTGACAGGGTTGGACTTGTACGTTAGGGGCAAACATGGAAAAATATCGAATCAAGTTGTGG GTCTAGCACCGGTGGCTGGAATGTGTACAACAACTAGTAGTTGTACTGTTAATGAAGGAAGGCATTTTGAAAGTGTTTATGTTGTTGCGCACGAAATTGGGCACAA tttaggGATGAGGCACGATGGGCCTCTGGCTGATAACGACTGTGATCCTGCTGGTTATATCATGTCGCCAACTTTAGGAAGTGGTAAAATTACATGGTCTGCGTGTAGTAGAagatatttggaaaaatttttaga GACATCACAATCACGGTGTTTGCTTGATCATGGGAGTTCAGCAGGTCAGCTTGACCATAGTGCTGAAGGGGCTTTGCCTGGCGAACGATTCGATGCTGACCAGCAAT GTATGTTAAAATACGGTCGTGGCAGCCGCCACTCTTCCCAACAACCTCTCGACGACGTCTGTCGCGACCTACACTGCGAACGAGAACGCTACACTTGGACATCCCATCCTGCTTTGGAAGGCACCATGTGCAGCCACAACATG tggTGTAAGGGCGGCAGATGCATTTCCCGAGGCTATCCTGTCAGTGCTGCTTACAGCACGGTCTCTCAAACTCCTTCACGTCATGTGGAACAAAATTCGGGAACTTGGAGTAAATGGAAACCATACAGTGATTGTGCTTCTGGATGTCTTTTTGGCGAAGAAGGGCGGTTACGTTCCGGAAGCACTGGAATTATGGCTTCTAGTAGAATTTGCAACAATCCTCG TGGTAGCGAAAATTACTGTGAAGGGCAAAGTAAGAGATACCAGGCTTGCAACGCCCAGCAGTGCCTTAATGTGCCACGGCTGACTATAAGAGAGTTTGCTGAGCAAATCTGCACAAGGGCTACGGACGTAGATAAGGATTTGACCGGTTTAGGAATGCAGAAACTCAGTTCGGATC CTGAAGAGGCTTGTCTTGTGTGGTGTCAAAAACGCAACGGAGGCACAAAAAGCCGTGGATGGACTTTTCCTGACGGAACAGTTTGCCAAACTCGACGCTCTCTTTACGGAAAGTCAAGTTATTGTATCAATGGACGTTGTGAAGAGTTTGTCTGTGACTCTTTCGAACAAGCAACCTTCGCTCAAATGCCCGAGTTATGTCCAGTCGAACGCACCGACAATGAACTCCTCTGGAGAACCGGACTTAGAGGAAGATCCAATGCAGTTGTCAAATGGAAAAGTGCGAGTGGTTGTCATTTTAACTGTATTTCCCCAGGAACTGGTGTCAGATTGGTGATGAGTAAAGGCAAACATGCTAAATCTAGCATTCAATTGTGTCAACCGGATCAATAT GGTTGTGGACGGATAAAATCTCCCTTTCAACATGCTTCCATGATTTGCAACAAATATAAAGACAGGGTTGGGAGGCTGTCGGGGATCGGCATGCAAATTCCGCCAGCAGTTG AGGATCCAGATAGACCTTGCCGAGTGGCCTGTCAGGACGAGAACATATCGCACCGCTATTACTTGGTTAATGGAGAAGAAGGCTGGTTTCCTTTCGGCACTGATTGCTCTAGGAGCGGTGCAGAAAAGAAAGCTTACTGCATTAGCGGCAAGTGTTTG GAATTTGGTTCTGATAAAACTCCGCTATCTGAGAGCGAATTTACTCTTCCATTACTGTCAAGGAGTCGCAGATCTCTCGAGTTAAACAGCACAAGAGTGATGGCAAAATTAAATCAACGGCAACTGGAGCAAATCATTAAAGAACTGAATAGAACTTTATCAGGTG gAAACGTAAAAAGTGATTATCGGTTTGACATCGACTTAAGTAATCCGATTCATGTTGATATGGACATGGAATCCGTGCAATATCATACTAAAAAGCAAtctactgattttttaaattatacttAA